The sequence TCGACATAGGCCGACGTCGGGTTCGCGGCCATATAGTCGAGAAGCCCGCCCCGCCGCGCCTGCCGGACCAGCGGCACCTGGCCCAGCACCACCCGCCGCGTCCCGGCGGAAAGCTCCTCGACCGAACGGAAAACCTTGCTTCGTCCTTCGAGGACGAGGCTCGCGAGGGCGGCGAGAAGGAGCCCCACAATGCCGGCGCCCGCTGACGCGCCCACCAGATTGGGCTTCGTCGGATCCGGGTCCGCGATCGCCGCGCTCAGGATGCGCGCATCGGGCTGGAACATGCCGGACTGGACCGAGGTCTCCTTCAGGCGGGACAGGAAATACTCATAGAGCTGCCGGGTCGCTTCGACCTCGCGCGTCCTTTGTTGCAGCTCGATCATTTCCGCCGAGCGCTGGCCATAGTCGCGGTCGAGCGCGGCGGAGGATTCTATGAGATTAGCCAGTTGCTCAATGAGCGTATCACGCCGCAGGTCCAACTGTCCGAGCGTGGCATCGCGTGCGATATCGAAGGCTCTGGCGTCCAAAGCGGACAGGCGGGCGAAGGTCTGGCGTGCCAGTGCTGTGTCGGTCGGAAACGCGCTCAGGTCGCCGGGGCCGGTCAGCGCACGCAACGCGAGGATCAGACGGACCAGCTCGTCGACCGCGGTCCGTGTTTCGGAAATGCGGTCGCGCAGGAGCTTGCCCTGCGCCTCGGTCGCGGCAAGGGTTTCGGGACTGAGCGCGCCGATCTCGGCACTGAAGCGCGACAGCGCCTGTTCCCCCTGCACGAGCTCACGGCGCAGGTCCGCCACCTTCTCGCCCAGCCAGGCCGCCGCGCGGTCGGTGGCGGCCACCTTGTAGCCCACCTGGTCCTCGATATAGGTCCCGGCGACCGCATTCGCGATCTCGGCGGCACGAGCGGGGTCGGGAGACGTGGCGTCGATGTGCAGAACAAAGGTGTCGACGGGATTGGAGACGGTCACGGCAAGCGCCAGCCGTTCGAGGACGACGGCCTCGACCTGCTCCGGTGTCTGATCGTCGCGATGGCCGCCTGCCATCCATCGGGCGATCGGCCCCGGCACGACCAATGCGGGGTTGAAATCCGGGTCCCGCGCGAGGTCCAGCGTCTTGGCTACCTGCCCGAGGAGCTCGGTGCTCATGATGACTTCCATTTCGGTGTTGATCGCGCTGTCCCCGCCGGCAAAGGCCGACAGGACCGAGCCAAGCTCCAGCATGCTCGATTGACGCTGATCGACGACCAGTTCCGCGCGCGCGCTGTAGGTCGGCGTCACGACCATGCGCACCAGCCCGAAGGTCACGCCCGCGGTGCCCAGCATCGCCGCCAGCAAGACCAACCTGCGACGCCAGAGGACGGCGGCGATGTCCCAGATGTCGATCATGTCGTCGCGCAGCTCGGGCCCGATGATGTCTTGTCGCATGGCGGCATCCTGTCTAGTTTAAAAACACGCTCTGGTTGCGTTCCAACTGGGGGTAGTTCCCTTAAGCCGAAGGGATAGAACCGAGATACCCATGTCCATACACGAAAGAATCTCTTCGCGAAACTCTCCCTTAGCGTGTGTCTCTGCTGACGGCGGGCGGCGTGAGGGGGTCTTGCTCCTCTCGACTGCCGACTGGGACAACCCGTTCTGGACCAACAAGCAGCACGTCGCCCTCGAACTCGCCCGGCGCGGGCATCCGGTGCTCTATGTGGATTCCATCGGGCTGCGGGCGCCCACCCTGACCGGACGGGACATCAGGCGGATCTGGGACCGCCTGAAGCGCGGGTTTCGACCGCCCCGGCGCGTGCGCGATAACCTCTGGGTCTGGTCCCCGCTTGTCCTGCCGTTTCAGGACCGCGCGCTGGTGCGGCGTCTGAACCGTATGGTGCTGGGCCTCGGGTTGCGGGTCTGGCCGCGGATTTTGGGGTTTTCGCCAAGGCTCCTGTGGACCTACTCGCCCCTAACAACGCGATACCTCGATCCGGATCGGTTCGGGGTCACGGTCTACCACGCAGTGGATGATATCGCCGCACAGCCCGGTATGCCGGCGGACCTCATCCGGAGGGGCGAGGCCACACTCTGTGCCGCCGCAGACATCGTCTTTACCACGGCCCGCGACATTCAGCGCCGACTGGAACCGCACAATCCGCGCACCCATTACTTTTCGAATGTCGCGGATTTCGACCATTTCAACCGCGCGGTGGCCTCCGACACGCGCGTGCCCGAAGACCTGCTTCGGATCGCTGGGCCGCGTATCGGCTTCATCGGTGCCATCTCGAGCTACAAGCTCGACTTCGGGCTCATCGCCGCGCTCGCACGGGCGCGGCCTGATTGGTCCTTCGTCTTCATCGGTGCGGTCGGCGAGGGTGATCCCCTGACCGACGTCAGCGAAGTGAGCGCCATCCCGAACATCCACCTCCTTGGCGCGCGGGCCTATGACAGCCTTCCTGCCTATCTCAAGGGGATGGACGTGACGATCCTGCCGAACCGGCTCAACGACTACACGCGCGGCATGTTTCCGATGAAGTTCTTCGAGTATCTCGCGTCAGGGAGGCCGGTCGTCTCGGTGCCCTTGCCGGCGCTCGAGGACTACGGCCATGTCGCGGCCTTCGCGCCGGATGCGCCCGCCTTCGTTGCCTGCATCGAGGAGGCACTCGGCGGGTGTTGTCCCGCTCTGGAGGTGCGACTGGATGCGGCGCGGGAGCAAACCTACGCGCGCCGGACCAAGCGGATGATGGACTTGGTCGAGACGGTCTTACGCCCCGGTCCGCCTTCTCAGGCATAGAAACGGCGAAGCCCCGGAACCCGGGTCAACACGGGCCCTGCCGCCTCACGGAGCGGCGGCGCAACCTGAAGCAGGCAGAGCCAGAGCGCAAGGCTGGCCACCATCGTGGCAAGAAGGGAAGGGAGGGCGAGCGACAGAATGCCTTGTAGTCCCACGCCGAGCCCGAGCCACGGCACGAGCCGGATCGCTTCTCCCGACAAACTGTGGGCGCGCAGCGCAAAGACCAGCATGACCAGCCCGTAGGTGGCCAGCCCGATCCCGATCGTCGCGGGGCCGGCCACTTGCCATAGCGCAAGGTTCACCATGATGTTCGCCGCCGATGCGAGCACCGTGATGCGCAGCGCTTCGCCGTTGCGAAGCTGCGCGTTCAAGGCCTTGATCAGATAGTAGGCGGGCGTCGTCGCCCCGATGGCATATCCGATCCAGCGCAGGATATTCGCCGTGATCTCGACCGACCGGGCATCGAAAGCGCCCCGGGCATAGACCAGTCGTACGATCCCGGTCGCTTCCAATCCGATGAAGATCCCGATGGGGACCGTGAAGACCACCATCGCGCGCAGCGTCGCGGCGACATGGGTCCGCATCGCGGTGCCGTTGTCCCCTCCGAAGCGCGACAGGGTCAGGACCCCGAGCGGGATTGCGACAAGCTGGATCGTCGTCTCTGCGATGAAACGGGCGTAGTCCACAGCCGGGATCACAGCCGTGCCCAGCCAGGACGACACCATCCGCTCAACCAAAACGTTGGTTTGTGCGGCGAGCGGCAGCCCCAGAAGCGGCAGGACCGTCACGGCGAAGCGGCGAAACACCCGCCACAGCGGGCGAAGTGCCGGTCTGATCGGCAGCATCCGGTCGAGACGACACAATTGGACGGCGGTCCAGACGAAGAACAGGACATGCCCGGCCAGCACGCCGCCGGCCAGCCAGATGTCCACGCCAAAGTAAACGGCCAGTGCGGCCCCGGAGATCGCGCCGATGTTCAGAAGCGATGGCCGCCACGCGATGGCCCCGAAGCGTCCGTAGGCGGTTTCGAGATAGGAGAGGAGCCCGGCCAGCACATAGAATGGTGTGGCGAGCGCCATGATCCGCAGAAGCCGGGCCGCGAGCCCGAGCGCTTCGGCACTGGCTCCCGGCGCGATGACCCTTGCGACGGACGCCGCAAAGAGAAAGAGCCCGGTGGTGATGACGGCTGACACGACCAGCGCATAGAGCACCGCCGACAGTACCAGAAGGCGCGGCCCCTCGGGGTCGTCTTCGGTCTGCAGTCGCCTGTAGAGCGGCAGGAGCCCCGCCGACAGCGTGTCGCCGATGATCGCATGGGTGGGCAGAAGAAAGGCCGTCTGTCCGATGCGAAAGGCTGCAGCGGTATCACTCGTGCCGAACCACGCCGCAAAAAGCAGCTCGCGGGCAAAGGCGATCACTTTCGACCCCAGGTTGCCGACCGCGATCGACAGGACGGACTTGTTCAACGTGTTTTCTCTTGCCGAGTATCTACCTAAGGTTGCATACACTGCGATACGGTTGAGCGCCACAACATTGGCGTCAGGACGGAAAAACCTGGCTTTCCCAACCTTAAGTGGCCTGCTGCGTCCCCTTACCTCGTCGGCGGTTGGACATAGGTTTCGCGCACTTCGTCGTAGATCTTTTCGAGCGCGGCAGTCTGGGTTCTGATATTGAAATGCTGCTCCACCCGGCGACGGGCGGCCAGCCCCATCCTGCGTCTGCAACCCTCATCGGCCAGAAGCGACGAGAGATGCGTGGCGAGTCCTACCACATCCCGCTCCGGGGCAAGGAGCCCGGTTTCGCCCGACACGACCGCTTCCGTGATCCCGCTCGAGGCAAAGCCGACCACGGGCACTCCTGTCGCGCCGGCCTCCGTCACCACGGTCGGCAGCCCCTCGCGGTCGCCGTCGCGCGCGGTCACGCTCGGAACGGCAAGGATCGCGCTCTCCCGGACGAGGTCCAGCACTTGTGCGTGGGGCAGATGGCCGAGGAAGCGAACCGCATGAGTAACGCCGAGCTCGCCCGCAAGCCGCTCGAGCGGCCGGCGGAGCGGCCCGTCGCCGACGATGGTCAGCCGGGCCTCGGGATGATCGGCCAACACCTGCGCCAGCGCCAAGAAAAGATAACGCGTGCCCTTCTTCTCCACGAGCCGCCCTATATGCAGGATCGAGCCGGGCCCCCCCGCATCGCTGCGCGGCGCAAGCCGATCGACGTCCATGCCGATGACGTGCACGCGCAGCTTCTCGGCGGGGAACCCCCGCGCGAGGGCAGCGTGCCGGATCGCCTCGGAGACGCAGAGGAACAGGTCGCCGTGGCGTTGCAGGGCGGCACGATGCAGGACGCCGTTGACGAGCGCCGGACGCCCCGACAACAGGAGGGCCCGGTCGGTACGGGTGACGTCGAAGCCGTGCAGCGTGGTGACGAGCGGCACGCCCAACCGGCGGGCCACCCCCAGTGCATAGACGGCGTCGATGGCGAAATGCGCGTGCAGGACGGAAGGGGCGAAGGGCTGGAGCCCGGCGACATAGTGGCGGGGGTCCCGCAGGACCACCCGCCGCGTCCCACCCCACACCGACTTATCGGGCGGCATGACGCAGTCGCCGCAGGGACGCTCGCCAAAGATGGTCCGGCCCGTGAAGACGGGGCGGTAGCGGGTCATGCCACAGGCCTGCGCGGCAATGAACCCCTCCGATCCCTTGAAGAGCTGCAGTCGGAAGATGGCCGCGGTGAGCGGCGTGCGGTCGTTCAATCGGTGCTCCTGACAGCGACACTCGCCCAGCCGAGGAACAGGGCGAAAATGACCTGTAGACGTGCCTCTTCGAAAAAGATCACGTTCTCGCCCATGCTGTGAAAGGTCAGGGCGAGGCCGGCGAAGATCATGAAGACTCCGAACTGAGCGGCCGCGGGATCGCGCTTGCGAGCGAGGCCGAAGGCGAGCCGGAAGAAGGCCGCGAAGATCGCGACATAGGCCGCCAGCAGCGCGAGCCCACCCTGGCTCCACCCGTAGATGAACGTGTTGTGCGGCGGGAAATCCGCCTTGATCCCGATGCCTGAGAGGCGACTTCCATAGCTCGCGAATGCCTCGGCCCAACCGCCGAACCCGTGACCGAGCAGCGGGTGATCGAGGAACTCCTGCCACGCAAAGGCAAAGAGGACGCCGCGACGCATCGCGTTGATCCCCGCGTCAGCTCCGATCTCGGATCGTGCTGCCACGCCCGCGAGCAGGGCGACAATCCCGGCGGCCATCGTCAGGAACAATATAGCTTCCGATGCCGAGCGAAGCGACCTTGGCCGCGATGTGTAGCGGCGAAAGATCAGGGCCAGCATGAGGAACAGGGTGACGACGGCGAGGGCAGCCTTCGATCCCGATGCGACGATGGCGGCGCCGTGGAGAACCGACACCACGCTCCAGAGCGCCTTGCGCGTCACGTAGGGGCGCAGGGCGAGGCTCGCGAAGAGAAGCGCTTCGGAATACATCGCGCCGATGTTGCCGTTCAGGAACAAGCCGCCGGCCTTGGTCGGGTCCTTGATGTTGTTGGCATTCGTCGTGAGGTGCTCCGCCAGCGCGTTCTGACCGATCAGGAGTCTTGCGATCCCGCTGTGCAGGAAACGGTCTTCGACACCCGGCGCGAGCCGGAACGTGATCACGAGCAGCGCATGGGCGAGGCCCCCGATGATGACAAGTTTCAGGGCAAAGAGTCCTGCCGCAGGTTGCAGGGCGACGACATAACGGAAGGCGGCGAAGATGCCGAACCCGGCGGTGATATAAAGCGCCGAGCGCAGGGCGAGCATGGGATCGGGCGACCAAAGAGCCGCCGTCAAAGTTAGTGTAACGAGCGCGGCGTATGCGAGAGACACGCCGTCGATCTGCACCCGCCCGGACAAGATGCCCAGAAGCATGATCAGGGTGAGCCCGCTGTTGACGAGAAAGGCGGCTGAGAGATGAACGCCGGCGACCGGCAGTAGGAAAAGCTGCACCACGCTCAGGATCACGCCGGCAGCAAGCAGCGTCTTGACGAGGCGAAAGGTCTTGAGCGCTCCTGCCGATGGAGCAAGATCGGCCTCACACCGCCGGGTCGTAGCCTCAATGGATGCCAAGCGGTCGCTCCTTTTCTGGCCTGTTGTTAGCGGGCGAAAAGTTGGCCGACAAGACGGAGCGACAGAAAGGCGCAGGGGCGGGTGCAAGCGGTCAGCTGCCCCCCGGCCGGCGATGGTTCGGGCCGGGGGCGAGTTTGGGTCTCAGACCTGCCAGCAGTCGAGCGAGTCGAGCCAGCAGGTGCCGACGAAGCCCTCGGACTTGAGCCCGACGCGCATCCGCGACGCGCCCGCAGGCACCGAGATGACCGCGCCCTTCTGATGGTAGCTTGCGACGGTCGAAACAGGCGTCGACACACGGGTTTCGCTCACGATAACGTCCGAGGCATCGCGGAACTCGGCCCAGAGCGAGACGGCGCCCGCCGTGTGCGTTTCGACCATGACCATGCCACGCAGCAATTGTTTGCGTCCGGGCGTCACGGGAAGGCTCTGGTAGAGGAGCGGGCTCGTCCCGTCGCCGTCGAACCGAAGAGCCGAAGCGCCCGTCTGTGCGGTGTCACCGATGCCCAGACGCCAGCTTGGTGCCGGCTGGCTGCCAGAGAGCCCGGGCTCCGGAGCCGCCGCGAGGTAGAGTTTCGGCAGATCGAGCGCGATGATCGCATCGACGGGCACCCCAGCGGTGAAGGCCACACAGAACGATGCCTGGACCGCAGCCGTGGCCGGGTTGGCGATGGTCCGAGTGACCCGGCGAGTATGATGGACCGGATCGGTCGGGCAGGGGTCGTTCACGGACTCCAGCCATTCCCCGCTCGCGCCACGTTCCACGACCGTGAGGTTAGGGATAACCCCCGTCGCCTTGAGTGCCTGCACGCCGCAAGAGAGCGTCCAACTCTGACCCTTGCGGGTCGGGATGGCTGCGGCGCCGTTGAAGTAATAGCCGAAGTCCCCGCCCGAGACCGGCGTCCCCGTGAAGGACAGGAGGAGCCTCGGACCTGACCGGTCGAAGTCGAGGTTCGTTGTGAAGTTCACACCCCCCGGCAGGCTGCCGCGCTGGGACCATCCGGTCGGACGCGTGCCTGGCGTCCCGGCGACGGCACCTGCGAGACTGCTGTTCAAAGCCCCGGCGAAGGCCCGGTCTACGCTCCATCCGGCCAATCCCTCGTCGAAGCTCCCGTTCCGGATCAGCGATGTCGCTTTGCACAGGGCGGGCGTCATGTCGCCTTGCGCTTGGGGATCCACGTTGTCGAGCAGGACGGTGGGCTTGCCGGACAGGACCTTGACCAGCGCCGATGCGGGGTTGCCGAAGCGGTGCCAGGCAGTATCGCGCAGGGCAACCATCGCACGATCGCCCGAGACCTCGATGAACGTAGGACGTCCCTCGGGGCTTTCCGGCACCGGGCCAAAGGGGCCGCCGGTGACGACGGACCCGGTCAACAGGAACTTGGGACCCTCGTAACCGATGGTGTGCGCGACGCTCACCATCGGGTGGTCGTTGTTGTTCTCGAGATGGACGCCATGCCCTGCGAAAGCGCCAGATTGCAGGTCGACCAGACGGTCGCAGTAATCGAAGCTGACGCCATAGGCCTGAATGTCCGGGTTGGCTTCCTTCGGAACCCGGAGCGCGACGGCGGTGCCGGTCGTGTTGCGGCAGTCATGGATGACTCCTCCGAACAGTGCGATATTCTCGCCCGCGTTGGTGACCGTATCGACGAGCATCCCCGCCGACCAACAGTTCGACACGGTGAAGTCCCGAAGCCGGTTGAGCCAGGTCTGGTTGCCCAGCGTGATCCCGTTGCGAAACCCCGTGACGGTGCAGCCCTCGAGCCCGAAATGTGCGGTGTGTCCGGCTGCCATGCCGTCGGGGCGCCCGATCTGTATGCCGTCGAGCATGCGGGCCTCGGACCCGGGGCCTTCCAGCCGGAGCCCGACGATCGGAAAATCCCCGTTGCGAAGCCAGGGTGCGTCGGGAACCAGCCGGATCGCGCATCCCGCGCTGTCGTCGATCCCCCGCGCGTCGAGCGTGGCGCCCCGGAAGTCCAGCGCGACCTTGCCCAGCTTGATGTCGAGGCGCTCCGTGAGAAGATACGTGGTTCCCGCCTCACCGACGATGGTTCCTCCGGTCGCCGCAAGCGCGGTGATGGCGCGCTCCATGACCGTATTGAACCCCTCCCCGGCCACGATCCCGAAGGCTTCGAGCGGCACCCTGTCTCCCATGGCCTTCAGTCGCAGACCGCCGGGCGTTTCGATGTGGAAATCGGGATCATCCTGCGGCACCACCAGAAACACGGTGGCCCCTGCCGTGATGGCAGTGCCGGCAGGGAAGAAGCTCGCAGGGCGCGTGTCCGTCATCAGGCGGGCAAACGTGGGCAGGGGCGTCGTCGGATGCAGCCAGGCCTGAGCACCGGTGGCAGGCAGGTCCACGACACTGCCTGACAGGGGCGCGATCCCGTCCGTCGTCCGGATCACGAAGGTTCCCTCGTCACAGACCGCCACGTCGCCTTCGGTCCAGTCGGACCGGGCCTGCATCTCTGCGCGGGTCGCGAGATGCTGGACATGCCGGGCGCTCATGTCATCGAGCACCGATTTCAACTGATTTCCGGTCATGGGCAGGGCGGGGACGAGGACGGACATCGGGGGCTCCATGGATTGCTGGCTGGCGACCGAACCGTGCTATTCACGCCCTAACCGATCTGAAATCGACCGCTCGCTCCGAGAAATTCACCGACCGGTGGGTCGGAAAAGACTTGATCGGCGCTTGCAAACATGCCCAACTGCGAGAACCGGGGCGGGAGGACGGCCCGGATCAAAATTAGGTGTTGCGTATAACCGTTATGCCTAATAACAATTTCCACACGCTTTGCCCCAGCTCTTGTTCACAGTGAAACCGAGGAAATTTCAGTGGAAACATGTGGCAATATATGGCAGAAGGCGATGAGATAGTGGCAATATAGTGCCACATCTGGTCAAGGGAGGAGAATCATGACCAAACGCACGACCCTTATGGGTCTGGCCGCTGGCGCGGCTGTGATCGCGCTTACCGCCGGATCGGCTTTCGCTCAGGAAGTCACGCTCAAGCTGCACCAGTTCCTGCCTGCGCAGGCCAACGTGCCGAAAGACGTTCTCGACGTCTGGGCCGACAATGTCGAAAAAGATTCGGAAGGCCGGATCAAGGTCGAACGCTATGCCGCGATGGCGCTGGGCGGCACGCCGCCCGAGCTGATCGACCAGGCGATCGACGGGATCGCCGACGTGGTCTGGACCGTCGTGGGCTATACCCCCGGCCGTTACCCGACCACCGAAGTGTTCGAGCTGCCTTTCATGGTCTCCGACGCCCGCGCGGCGTCCTGCGCCTATTCGAAGATGTTTGATACCCACATGAAGGACGGCGAGTTCTCTGACGTCCACATCATCGGTACCTGGGTCCATGGTCCCGGCATGTTCCACACCGCCGAGCCGGTGACGGTTCCCGCCGACCTCGAAGGCATGAAGATCCGCGGCGGCTCGCGCCTCGTGAACGACCTGCTCACCCGCGTCGGCGCCGAGCCGATCGGCATGCCGGTCCCGGCGGTTTCCGAAGCGCTCTCCAAGGGCGTGATCGACGGCACGACCATTCCGTGGGAAGTGACCTACGCGCTCAAGGTTCCGGAACTGGTGACCAACCACACCGAGTTCGAAGGCCCCGCGCTTTACAACCTCACCTTCGTGCTCGCCATGAACAAGGGCGTCTACGAAGGCCTGTCCGACGAGAACAAGGCCGTGATCGACGCCAACTCCGGCCTCGAGTTCTCGGTCTTCGCCGGCGGCACCCAGGCCGACGCCGATGGCCCGGCTCGTCAGGTCGCCGTGGATCTTGGCAACAACATCATCACCGTTTCGGAAGAAGATGCGAAAGCCGCCTGGGATCCGATCGTAAACCCGATCTACGAAGAGTGGGCCGGTTCCATGGAAAACGGCCAGGCCCTAATCGACGAAGCCCGGACGCTGATGGACGAATGCGCGGCCGACATGGCCAACATCGACACCTACGGCGCTCACTGAATCTTCGCGCGCGGCGGGATCCCTGCCGCGCGCTTTTCTGATCTCTAGAAGACCAGAGTGACCCCATGAACCACTTCTTTCTGACCCTGTCGCGTCTGCTGGCCATCGCGGGCGGGTTCGTTCTCAGCATCCTGATCCTGATCGTCGTGGTCTCGATCGTGGGCCGCGAAACCGGTCTGGGCGCGATCAAGGGCGACTACGAGCTGGTCGAGGCAGGCATGGCCTTCGCCATCTTCGCCTTCCTGCCCTATGCCCATCTGACAGGCGCGCATGCCACCGTGGACATCTTCACCGACTGGCTCGGAGATCGGTCCCAACGCCTGCTCTCGGTCGTGATCGACGCGGTCTTCGCGGTCGTCCTCATCATCATCGCATGGAAACTCTACGACGGCATGCTGTCCAAGCTGTCGTCTGGCCAGACCACGCTGCTTCTGCAATTCCCTGTCTGGTGGTCCTATGTGCCTGCGTCCATCGCGGCCGTGATCGGTGCCGTGGTCGGCCTCTGGCACGCCGGTGTGCGCGTAGCCGAGGCCGTGACGGGCAAGACGATCGCCGCCGAGGGGGGCGAAGCATGACCAACATCGAAATCGGCCTCTGGTCGTTCCCGGCTCTCATGCTGCTCATCTTCTTGCGCGTGCCGATCGGGCTCGCCATGTTCCTCGCGGGCTTCGTGGGGCTGGGCGTCATCAACGGCGGTTTCGAGATCGCGCTCGCGCGACTGAAGACCGAAACCTTCACCACCTTCTCGTCCTATTCCCTGTCCATCGTGCCGATGTTCCTCCTGATGGGGCATTTCGCGACGCTGGGCGGCATGAGCCAGGCGCTTTTCAAGGCTGCCGAAAGCTGGATCGGACACAAGCGGGGCGGGGTCGCCATGGCCGCCATCGGCGCCTGCGCGGGCTTCGGCGCGATCTGCGGCTCGTCGCTCGCGACCGCCGCCACCATGGGGCGCGTCGCTCTTCCCGAATTGCGCAAATATGGCTATGCCGGCGGGTTTTCCACCGCGACGCTGGCCGCCGGCGGCACCCTTGGCATCCTCATCCCGCCCTCTGTCGTGCTGGTGATCTATGCCATCCTCGCCGAGCAGAACATCGCCAAACTTTTTGCCGCCGCGCTGATCCCCGGCCTCCTCGCGGCCTTCGGCTACATGATCGTGATCTCGATCTACGCACGCGTGAACCCGGAAAGCGCCGGTGTACGTGATCCGGTTCCGATGGCGGAGCGGTTCCGTGCGATGTTCGCGGTCTGGCCCGTGATCATCGTCTTCGGCGCCGTGGTCGGTGGCATCTACGGCGGGCTCTTCACCCCGACCGAAGGGGCTGCGGTCGGTGCGCTCGGGACCGGGATCATCGCCTTTTTC is a genomic window of Maritimibacter sp. DP1N21-5 containing:
- a CDS encoding TRAP transporter large permease, which codes for MTNIEIGLWSFPALMLLIFLRVPIGLAMFLAGFVGLGVINGGFEIALARLKTETFTTFSSYSLSIVPMFLLMGHFATLGGMSQALFKAAESWIGHKRGGVAMAAIGACAGFGAICGSSLATAATMGRVALPELRKYGYAGGFSTATLAAGGTLGILIPPSVVLVIYAILAEQNIAKLFAAALIPGLLAAFGYMIVISIYARVNPESAGVRDPVPMAERFRAMFAVWPVIIVFGAVVGGIYGGLFTPTEGAAVGALGTGIIAFFNGGLTGQSLIGSFTATARSTAMIFFIVLGAAFYNGFLAVTQVPQSMANWVGEQDYSPYTVLFIILAFYLVLGCLMDSLSMILLTIPIFFPIISVLDFGMVDFVTMQHDMIREAIASGAAQGVAQDVMDQINALMAAGQEVPRQLSGELGVRLTEARANAVGMEMTAIWFGILVLIVVETGLITPPVGMILFIINAMDRQTPIVETYKAVMYFITSDIVRVGLLIAFPTITLFLVN